One window from the genome of Xenorhabdus bovienii SS-2004 encodes:
- the yihX gene encoding glucose-1-phosphatase has product MLYIFDMGNVIIDIDFKRVLAVWSNLSGTPLATLTTRFSMGEAFEQHECGQITDTAFAEALCDEMEVSLSFEQFTEGWHALFIDVRQDVIELMNKLREQGHRVVVLSNTNRLHFDYWPHHYPEIAASTDFLYLSQDLGMRKPNSDIFKYVLGAEGVTAVQAVFFDDVLVNVEAARKIGINAIHVTDRSVIPDYFKAHDFSLPSET; this is encoded by the coding sequence ATGCTGTATATTTTCGATATGGGTAATGTGATTATTGATATTGATTTTAAAAGAGTACTGGCTGTCTGGAGTAACCTGAGTGGAACACCACTGGCAACATTGACCACACGATTTTCAATGGGAGAGGCTTTTGAGCAACATGAATGTGGGCAAATAACGGATACTGCGTTTGCAGAAGCGTTGTGCGATGAAATGGAGGTCTCGCTCAGTTTTGAACAGTTCACAGAAGGCTGGCATGCGCTCTTTATTGATGTCAGACAGGATGTTATTGAACTGATGAATAAATTGCGTGAACAGGGACATCGAGTTGTTGTACTGTCAAATACAAACCGCCTGCATTTTGATTATTGGCCACATCATTACCCTGAGATTGCAGCATCTACAGATTTCCTTTATTTATCCCAAGATCTGGGCATGCGCAAACCGAATTCTGACATTTTTAAATACGTGCTTGGAGCAGAAGGTGTGACCGCTGTACAGGCTGTATTTTTTGATGATGTTTTGGTAAATGTTGAAGCTGCAAGAAAAATAGGCATCAATGCTATTCATGTGACTGACAGGAGCGTGATTCCTGATTACTTTAAGGCACATGATTTCTCCCTTCCCTCAGAAACGTAA
- the typA gene encoding ribosome-dependent GTPase TypA: MSINNLRNIAIIAHVDHGKTTLVDKLLQQSGTFGERAATTERVMDSNDLEKERGITILAKNTAIKWNDYRINIVDTPGHADFGGEVERVMSMVDSVLLLVDAMDGPMPQTRFVTQKAFAHGLKPIVVINKVDRPGARPDWVVDQVFDLFVNLGATDEQLDFPIVYASALMGIAGNEHTDMAEDMTPLYQAIVDHVEPPKVDLDGPFQMQISQLDYNNYVGVIGIGSIKRGTVKPNQTITIIDSEGKTRNGKVGKVFSHLGLDRIESAQAEAGDIIAITGLGELSISDTLCDTSAVEALPALAVDEPTVSMYFCVNTSPFCGREGKYVTSRQILDRLRKELVHNVALRVEETEDPDAFRVAGRGELHLSVLIENMRREGFEMGVSRPKVIYREIDGRKQEPFEQVTLDIEEQHQGDVMQALGERKGEMRDMLPDGKGRVRLDYSIPSRGLIGFRTEFMTMTSGTGLLYATFSHYDDIRPGEIGRRQNGVMISNGQGKAVAYALYSLQDRGKLFLGHGTEVYEGQIIGIHSRSNDLTVNCLTGKKLTNVRASGTDEATTLSPYLKKTLEQALEFIDDDELVEVTPQSIRLRKRHLTENDRRRANRGKEM, encoded by the coding sequence TTGTCAATTAATAACTTAAGAAACATCGCCATCATCGCTCACGTCGACCATGGCAAAACCACGCTGGTTGATAAACTCTTGCAGCAGTCGGGTACATTTGGCGAACGCGCAGCAACGACTGAGCGTGTAATGGATTCCAATGATCTGGAAAAAGAGCGTGGCATCACCATTCTTGCAAAAAACACCGCCATTAAATGGAATGATTACCGTATCAACATCGTAGACACCCCAGGCCACGCCGACTTTGGTGGTGAAGTAGAGCGTGTGATGTCAATGGTTGACAGTGTGCTGTTGCTGGTTGATGCGATGGATGGCCCGATGCCACAAACTCGCTTCGTAACCCAGAAAGCCTTTGCCCACGGCCTGAAACCTATCGTTGTTATCAACAAAGTTGACCGTCCTGGCGCACGTCCTGACTGGGTCGTCGATCAGGTATTTGACCTGTTCGTCAACTTGGGTGCAACTGATGAGCAACTGGACTTCCCGATCGTCTATGCTTCTGCACTAATGGGTATTGCTGGTAATGAACACACAGACATGGCGGAAGACATGACCCCGCTGTATCAGGCGATTGTTGATCACGTTGAACCGCCTAAAGTTGATCTGGATGGCCCATTCCAGATGCAAATCTCGCAGTTGGACTACAACAACTATGTTGGGGTTATCGGCATTGGCAGTATTAAGCGTGGTACTGTAAAACCAAACCAGACCATCACCATCATTGACAGTGAAGGCAAAACCCGTAACGGTAAAGTCGGTAAAGTCTTCAGTCATCTGGGTTTGGATCGCATTGAATCAGCTCAGGCGGAAGCAGGCGACATTATTGCGATTACCGGTCTGGGCGAGTTGAGTATCTCTGATACGCTGTGTGATACCAGTGCCGTTGAAGCTTTGCCAGCACTGGCGGTTGATGAACCTACTGTCAGCATGTACTTCTGCGTAAACACCTCACCTTTCTGTGGTCGTGAAGGTAAATACGTGACTTCCCGCCAGATCCTTGATCGTCTGAGAAAAGAACTGGTACACAACGTGGCACTGCGTGTTGAAGAAACCGAAGATCCAGATGCATTCCGCGTTGCAGGTCGTGGTGAACTGCACCTGTCCGTCCTGATTGAAAACATGCGTCGTGAAGGCTTCGAGATGGGCGTTTCCCGTCCAAAAGTTATTTACCGTGAAATCGATGGCCGTAAGCAGGAACCATTCGAGCAGGTAACACTGGATATCGAAGAGCAACATCAGGGTGATGTGATGCAGGCTCTGGGTGAGCGTAAGGGCGAAATGCGTGACATGCTGCCAGATGGCAAGGGGCGTGTACGTCTGGATTACTCTATTCCAAGCCGTGGTTTGATCGGCTTCCGTACAGAGTTCATGACCATGACTTCCGGTACGGGTCTGCTCTATGCGACATTCAGTCATTATGATGATATTCGTCCGGGTGAAATCGGTCGCCGTCAAAACGGTGTGATGATTTCTAACGGTCAGGGTAAAGCGGTTGCTTACGCACTGTATAGTTTGCAGGATCGCGGCAAGCTGTTCCTCGGTCACGGTACGGAAGTTTATGAAGGCCAGATTATCGGTATTCACTCTCGTTCCAATGACCTGACTGTGAACTGCCTGACAGGTAAGAAACTGACCAACGTTCGTGCATCAGGAACAGATGAAGCAACGACACTGTCTCCATATCTCAAGAAAACACTGGAGCAGGCGCTGGAATTTATCGATGATGACGAGCTGGTTGAAGTGACTCCACAGTCGATTCGCCTGCGTAAACGCCATTTGACTGAAAATGATCGCCGTCGCGCAAATCGCGGCAAAGAAATGTAA
- a CDS encoding AsmA family protein, giving the protein MKWLGKFFVTLLLLLILAIIVIYIVVQTHWGTKQLNQWLNRQGHYEISIDSISHNWLQPATLTLNNVNIHDKQSAFSLNVSTVNLDLKWQHLLTPRNLHRLTLQQGKLILAGDQLPPLLQADILQLNQMNIQLENPHTQIKGENITGGITPWMPAAGNPFGNGQYQFSASTMSFNGIPFEKVIMQGSYQNKTLTIDTFGAAFLQGAISGDGRQLSDGSWRWNNLLISNIRWQSPMTLSTLQEKTRHLPAIHVKDLNITNAKLQGKNWSVDYLDTTIKNLGLVNGSWEAKDGLIDFNVMNMAFNNAQFSNTLGQLHFSGDTFTVAHLTTHYQKGLFNIQSEWDRKNRQLTFNNSSVTGLVYDLPPTWRNDIKNAAPGWISGLTLNDISVNNTLLIDVNPDFPFQLTTLSGHVDTMNILKNGRWGLWEGQASLQAASGTFNKIEITRPYLQLHATDDRLTIDKLNAFNGHGLLQASGSAEQQTAQKPFELNFKGMNADLGILPRWGWIPLTMQGEGNFSLALTGNLSADDIKGTINGTLTAEDKSSNKDSQSIVQGLILSSNCSPAGTVDGAAIAPSTEAHTAEAGNTRAESETAESKTCLKIKL; this is encoded by the coding sequence ATGAAGTGGTTAGGGAAATTTTTTGTTACTCTTTTGCTGTTGCTGATTCTGGCAATTATCGTCATTTATATTGTTGTCCAGACGCACTGGGGAACCAAACAATTAAACCAATGGCTCAACAGACAAGGCCACTATGAGATCAGCATTGATAGCATCAGTCATAACTGGCTGCAACCTGCGACACTGACGCTCAACAATGTGAATATCCATGATAAGCAAAGCGCTTTCTCACTCAATGTCAGTACCGTTAATCTGGATCTCAAATGGCAACACTTGCTGACACCGCGTAACCTCCACCGTCTGACATTGCAACAAGGGAAACTGATACTGGCAGGCGATCAATTGCCCCCCCTCTTGCAAGCAGACATTCTGCAACTAAACCAGATGAATATTCAGTTAGAGAACCCCCACACACAAATTAAAGGGGAAAATATCACGGGTGGCATCACCCCTTGGATGCCTGCCGCAGGAAACCCGTTTGGCAATGGGCAGTATCAATTTAGTGCCAGTACTATGAGTTTCAATGGTATTCCCTTTGAAAAGGTTATCATGCAGGGCAGCTATCAGAATAAGACTCTGACTATCGACACTTTTGGTGCAGCATTTCTGCAAGGGGCTATCTCTGGGGATGGCCGGCAATTATCTGACGGCAGCTGGCGCTGGAATAATCTCCTGATCAGCAATATACGCTGGCAATCACCGATGACATTGAGCACGTTGCAAGAAAAAACCCGTCATCTTCCGGCCATTCATGTTAAAGACCTCAATATCACTAATGCCAAGCTGCAAGGGAAAAATTGGTCTGTCGATTATCTGGATACCACCATCAAAAACCTGGGACTGGTGAATGGAAGCTGGGAAGCTAAAGATGGGCTGATTGATTTCAATGTCATGAATATGGCATTCAATAACGCTCAGTTCAGCAACACGCTGGGGCAACTCCATTTTTCTGGTGATACTTTTACTGTCGCTCATCTGACGACCCACTACCAAAAAGGATTATTCAATATCCAATCCGAGTGGGATCGCAAAAACCGTCAACTGACGTTCAATAACAGCTCAGTAACCGGGCTAGTTTATGACCTGCCACCCACATGGCGGAACGATATCAAAAACGCCGCACCGGGATGGATTTCAGGACTGACATTAAATGATATCAGCGTCAATAATACTCTGCTGATTGATGTTAATCCGGATTTCCCATTTCAGCTCACCACTCTCTCAGGCCATGTGGATACCATGAATATTCTGAAAAATGGCAGGTGGGGATTATGGGAGGGTCAGGCATCTTTGCAGGCAGCCAGCGGAACATTTAATAAAATTGAAATAACTCGTCCCTATCTGCAATTACACGCGACAGATGACAGGCTAACGATTGATAAACTGAACGCTTTCAACGGTCATGGATTACTACAAGCTAGCGGTTCAGCTGAACAGCAAACTGCCCAAAAACCTTTTGAGCTTAATTTCAAGGGCATGAATGCGGATTTAGGCATCCTGCCACGATGGGGTTGGATACCACTTACTATGCAGGGAGAGGGAAATTTTTCCCTCGCCCTGACAGGTAATCTCTCTGCTGATGATATTAAAGGCACCATCAATGGCACACTGACTGCTGAAGATAAATCATCAAACAAAGATTCACAATCCATTGTTCAGGGGCTAATTTTAAGCAGTAACTGCTCTCCAGCTGGAACCGTAGATGGCGCTGCAATAGCACCTTCAACGGAAGCTCATACCGCAGAGGCAGGTAATACCCGCGCAGAAAGTGAAACTGCCGAGAGTAAAACCTGCCTCAAAATTAAACTGTAA
- the fabY gene encoding fatty acid biosynthesis protein FabY — MYHLRVPQTEQELETYYQFRWEMLRKPLHQPIGSEKDGYDSMAHHQMVVDEHGNPVAVGRLYINADSEGAIRFLAVHPNVQQKGLGTLIAMALESVARQEGVKRIVCSAREDAVDFFNKLGFKNRGLINGARTSPINHFLMIKPIMSLDDILHRPDWCAELQQAWYQQIPLSEKMGLRITQYTGQRFITTMPEAGNQNPHHTIFAGSLFSQATLTAWGLIWLLLQERQLGGNIILVDANIRYRQSITGRPSAIADFNNMSGDLARLARGNKARVKLEVQVSGEQGVGSVFTGTYLVLPVERSVTV; from the coding sequence ATGTACCATCTGAGAGTACCTCAAACAGAACAAGAGCTGGAAACCTATTATCAATTTCGTTGGGAGATGCTGCGCAAGCCGCTTCATCAGCCTATCGGTTCAGAAAAAGATGGTTACGATTCGATGGCTCATCATCAAATGGTGGTGGATGAACACGGTAATCCGGTTGCTGTTGGGCGTTTATATATCAATGCAGACAGTGAAGGCGCTATTCGTTTTCTGGCTGTTCATCCCAATGTGCAGCAGAAAGGGTTGGGTACATTGATCGCGATGGCATTGGAATCAGTTGCCAGGCAAGAAGGTGTGAAACGGATTGTTTGCAGTGCACGGGAAGATGCCGTTGATTTTTTTAATAAACTGGGATTTAAAAACCGGGGTTTGATCAATGGTGCCAGAACGTCTCCCATTAACCATTTCCTGATGATCAAGCCTATCATGAGTCTTGATGATATTCTGCATCGTCCGGACTGGTGTGCGGAGTTGCAGCAGGCATGGTATCAACAGATCCCTCTGAGCGAAAAGATGGGCTTACGCATTACCCAGTATACAGGGCAACGCTTTATTACAACGATGCCAGAAGCAGGGAATCAGAATCCGCATCATACCATTTTTGCGGGTAGCCTGTTTTCACAGGCCACACTGACAGCATGGGGGCTGATCTGGCTGTTGTTACAGGAACGCCAGCTGGGGGGGAACATCATTCTGGTCGATGCCAATATCCGCTACCGACAGTCTATTACGGGGCGTCCCAGTGCAATCGCTGATTTTAATAACATGAGCGGCGATTTGGCTCGTCTTGCCCGTGGCAACAAGGCACGGGTTAAACTGGAAGTACAGGTCAGCGGTGAACAGGGCGTTGGTAGCGTGTTCACCGGCACTTATCTTGTGCTGCCTGTCGAACGCTCTGTTACAGTTTAA
- the dtd gene encoding D-aminoacyl-tRNA deacylase, which translates to MIALIQRVTQAKVVVEDETIGEIEQGLLVLLGVEKEDNQQKAQRLCEKVMGYRVFSDEQGKMNLNVQQANGSLLVVSQFTLAADTQKGLRPSFSGGAEPQKADEFYRYFVEQCRVTGVKTETGQFAADMKVSLINDGPVTFWLQV; encoded by the coding sequence ATGATTGCATTAATTCAGCGCGTAACACAGGCGAAGGTTGTTGTTGAAGATGAAACTATTGGGGAAATTGAGCAGGGACTGCTGGTTTTACTCGGCGTTGAGAAAGAAGATAACCAGCAAAAAGCGCAGCGTTTATGTGAAAAAGTAATGGGGTATCGGGTATTCAGTGATGAGCAGGGAAAAATGAATCTGAATGTGCAGCAGGCTAATGGTAGTTTGCTGGTCGTTTCCCAATTTACCTTGGCTGCAGATACCCAAAAAGGTTTAAGGCCGAGTTTTTCTGGCGGTGCTGAACCGCAAAAAGCAGATGAATTTTATCGCTATTTTGTTGAACAGTGCCGTGTAACTGGTGTAAAAACAGAAACGGGGCAATTTGCCGCAGACATGAAAGTGAGTCTGATAAATGATGGGCCGGTGACTTTTTGGTTGCAGGTATGA
- a CDS encoding IS630 family transposase — protein MKINLTDAQKDALELMHDTTRDGRVRDRIKAVLLASEGWTAQMIAQALRIHESTVSRHLKDYFSEEKLAPENGGSESRLSAEQTTELVEYLMANLMHTTAQIVAYVRARWQVTFTVAGMTKWLHRQGFSYKKPMGAPHKFDADKQQQFIETYNALKEECGQNAPILFIDAVHPTLSTKLSYGWMKSGRKHVKVVETTGSRTRLNIMGALNLQRIEETIVREYPTINAKNVVLFFGSIRETYPLSQKIHIILDGAGYHRSGVVQFFAEVLNIELHYLPPYSPNLNPIERLWKYVNEQVRNNVYFPDTKTFRETLRHFFHVTLPEKAKELTTRLTDNFQILKPASSS, from the coding sequence ATGAAAATTAATCTAACAGATGCCCAAAAAGACGCCCTCGAATTGATGCATGATACGACTCGCGATGGACGAGTACGTGACCGCATCAAGGCCGTGCTTTTGGCCTCAGAAGGCTGGACTGCCCAGATGATTGCTCAGGCTTTGCGGATCCATGAAAGTACGGTGAGCCGCCATCTGAAAGATTACTTCTCTGAGGAAAAACTCGCCCCTGAAAATGGGGGCTCTGAAAGCCGTTTGTCTGCCGAACAAACAACAGAATTAGTTGAGTATCTGATGGCAAATTTGATGCACACTACCGCACAAATTGTGGCCTATGTTCGGGCACGATGGCAGGTGACTTTCACTGTCGCAGGAATGACGAAATGGCTTCACCGTCAAGGTTTCAGCTACAAGAAGCCAATGGGTGCTCCGCATAAATTTGATGCGGATAAACAGCAACAGTTTATTGAAACCTACAACGCGCTGAAAGAAGAATGTGGCCAGAATGCGCCTATTTTATTTATTGATGCGGTTCACCCGACCCTGTCCACAAAATTAAGTTATGGCTGGATGAAGAGCGGGCGGAAGCACGTCAAAGTGGTTGAAACCACAGGCAGTCGTACTCGACTCAACATCATGGGTGCCCTTAATTTACAACGGATTGAAGAGACTATTGTTCGTGAATATCCGACGATTAACGCGAAAAATGTCGTCCTTTTTTTCGGCTCAATCCGGGAAACCTATCCACTTTCGCAAAAAATCCACATTATTCTGGATGGTGCGGGTTATCACCGTTCCGGAGTCGTCCAATTTTTTGCCGAGGTTTTGAATATTGAGTTGCACTACCTGCCGCCTTACAGCCCTAATCTCAACCCGATTGAGCGATTATGGAAGTATGTGAATGAGCAGGTACGAAACAATGTCTATTTTCCGGATACCAAAACATTCCGTGAAACGCTGCGCCACTTTTTTCATGTCACATTGCCAGAAAAAGCGAAAGAACTCACCACTCGGTTGACTGATAACTTCCAGATTTTAAAACCCGCATCTTCAAGTTAA